A part of Paenibacillus donghaensis genomic DNA contains:
- the pepT gene encoding peptidase T: MKQELMERFISYAKMDTQSNEDNDTCPSTPGQMELAHKLVEELKAIGLTEVEVDEHAYVMATLPSNTSKKVPVIGFLAHLDTATDFTGTGVNPQVVENYDGNDITLNEALNVVLSTGSFPELTEYKGHTLITTDGTTLLGADNKAGIAEIMTAMVYLLEHPEIKHGKIRVAFTPDEEIGRGPHKFNVPAFGAVYAYTVDGGPLGELEYESFNAAAAKVTFHGVNVHPGTAKGKMIHSSKIAMAFHLRLPAGEAPEFTEGYEGFYHLISIQGTPEHSKLSYIIRDFDRQSFEARKAHLAAIVDEFKSTYGDSSVVLEMNDQYYNMREKIEPVRHIVDIAQEAMENLGITPVIRPIRGGTDGSQLSYMGMPTPNIFTGGENFHGKFEYVSVDNMLKSVQTIVEIAKLFEQKA, encoded by the coding sequence TTGAAGCAAGAGCTTATGGAACGTTTTATATCGTATGCGAAGATGGATACACAATCCAATGAAGACAATGACACCTGTCCATCCACCCCGGGGCAGATGGAGCTGGCCCACAAGCTGGTGGAGGAACTGAAGGCCATAGGACTTACGGAGGTAGAGGTGGACGAGCATGCGTATGTAATGGCCACACTCCCCTCCAACACCAGTAAGAAAGTGCCTGTCATTGGGTTCCTGGCCCATCTGGATACAGCGACCGATTTCACAGGCACTGGCGTCAATCCGCAGGTAGTGGAGAACTATGATGGCAACGATATTACTCTGAATGAGGCCTTGAATGTGGTGCTCTCAACGGGCAGCTTCCCTGAGCTTACCGAGTACAAAGGGCACACACTGATAACTACCGACGGCACTACCTTGCTGGGCGCAGACAACAAAGCAGGAATCGCCGAGATAATGACAGCGATGGTCTATTTGCTGGAGCATCCTGAGATCAAACACGGCAAGATCCGGGTCGCCTTCACTCCCGATGAGGAGATCGGCCGGGGTCCGCATAAATTCAATGTGCCCGCCTTCGGCGCAGTCTATGCCTATACAGTGGATGGAGGCCCGCTGGGCGAGCTTGAATATGAGAGCTTCAACGCCGCTGCCGCCAAGGTTACCTTCCATGGAGTCAACGTGCATCCCGGAACGGCCAAAGGGAAGATGATCCACTCTTCCAAAATCGCCATGGCCTTCCATCTCCGCCTACCTGCAGGGGAAGCCCCGGAATTCACGGAAGGCTATGAAGGGTTCTACCACCTGATCTCCATTCAGGGAACCCCTGAGCACAGCAAGCTAAGCTATATTATCCGCGATTTCGACCGCCAGTCATTCGAGGCACGCAAAGCCCATCTGGCCGCGATTGTGGACGAGTTCAAATCCACCTATGGCGACAGCAGCGTCGTGCTTGAAATGAATGACCAATATTACAATATGCGCGAGAAAATCGAACCGGTCCGCCACATCGTCGACATTGCCCAAGAAGCGATGGAGAACCTTGGCATCACCCCGGTCATCCGCCCGATCCGCGGCGGTACCGATGGCTCGCAGCTGTCGTATATGGGCATGCCTACACCCAATATTTTCACCGGGGGCGAGAACTTCCACGGCAAGTTTGAATATGTGTCTGTAGACAATATGCTGAAGTCCGTACAGACAATCGTCGAGATTGCCAAGCTGTTTGAGCAGAAGGCATAA
- a CDS encoding NADH-dependent flavin oxidoreductase: MLKTDYSPLLDSFTFRNGVALKNRVVMAPMTNFASLPDGTVSEEELAYYVRRSAGAGMVVTACVYVNASGKGFQGEFGADRDELIPSLRRLAQGAKAILQIFHGGRQCPPELLPDRQTVSASDVAAVLPTGGNGPVPRPLSDAEIVGIIADFGEATRRAIEAGFDGVEIHGANGYLLQQFFSPHSNTREDRWGGSQEKRLTFPLAVVDEVTRAIKEHAKAPFLAGYRFSPEEPETPGITMADTFVLVDALSSRGLDYLHVSLQDFWALPHRGTEDTRPRIEQLMDRAAGKLPVIGVGSLYTADDALKALQSGVGLVALGRPLLVEPDWVQKVAEGRADEIKTELDPAAQAELVIPDYLWGALLNTPGWVPIKA, translated from the coding sequence ATGTTAAAAACAGATTATAGTCCATTGCTGGACTCCTTTACGTTCAGGAATGGAGTAGCCTTGAAGAACCGCGTAGTGATGGCTCCGATGACCAATTTCGCCTCCTTGCCGGACGGCACGGTGTCGGAGGAGGAGTTGGCCTATTACGTGCGCCGGTCTGCAGGCGCAGGTATGGTGGTGACCGCTTGCGTGTATGTGAACGCAAGCGGGAAGGGATTCCAGGGCGAGTTCGGCGCTGACCGCGACGAACTGATCCCGAGCCTGCGCCGCCTGGCGCAGGGAGCCAAGGCGATCCTGCAGATCTTCCACGGCGGGCGCCAGTGCCCGCCGGAGCTGCTGCCTGACCGGCAGACGGTCAGTGCAAGCGATGTTGCGGCGGTGCTGCCGACCGGCGGCAACGGCCCGGTTCCGCGTCCGCTGAGCGATGCGGAAATTGTGGGTATCATCGCCGATTTCGGTGAGGCGACGCGGCGGGCGATTGAAGCGGGATTCGATGGCGTGGAGATTCACGGTGCCAATGGCTACCTGCTGCAGCAGTTCTTCTCCCCGCATTCCAACACCCGCGAAGACCGCTGGGGCGGAAGCCAGGAGAAACGGCTGACGTTCCCGCTGGCGGTGGTGGATGAAGTCACGCGCGCCATCAAAGAGCATGCCAAGGCGCCGTTCCTGGCAGGCTACCGCTTCTCGCCGGAAGAGCCGGAAACCCCAGGGATTACCATGGCGGATACGTTTGTGCTGGTTGATGCGCTCAGCAGCCGCGGGCTGGATTACCTGCATGTCTCGCTGCAGGATTTCTGGGCACTGCCCCACCGGGGGACGGAAGACACCCGCCCACGTATCGAACAGCTGATGGACCGTGCCGCGGGCAAGCTGCCGGTAATCGGGGTCGGCTCGCTCTACACTGCGGATGATGCGCTGAAGGCACTGCAAAGCGGAGTGGGGCTGGTTGCACTTGGCCGTCCGCTGCTGGTTGAGCCGGACTGGGTGCAGAAGGTTGCCGAAGGCCGTGCTGACGAGATCAAGACGGAGCTGGACCCTGCTGCCCAGGCCGAGCTGGTGATTCCCGATTATCTCTGGGGTGCGCTGCTTAACACCCCGGGATGGGTGCCGATAAAGGCTTAA
- a CDS encoding sortase, which yields MKKHTGWLIAVKLVFMLSLVVLVYSIIQVVKAPLEARQAVQEWTKKREEAGNVLLKETEVPLSAEMISFESGAKAGEEAKTDTGNIEYKDGEIFGMISFPRLGQEAAILEGTEEPQLDRGAGHYAGSAQPGMSGNSVLAGHRDTVFSGLGELMPGDLIKLETAVGYYTYEVTGSVIVDADERGAILSSDSPVLTLITCYPFSYVGPAPERYLLTAALIGQEPPQSR from the coding sequence ATGAAGAAGCATACCGGTTGGTTGATTGCCGTGAAGCTGGTCTTCATGCTCTCTCTGGTTGTCCTTGTCTATTCCATCATCCAGGTGGTCAAAGCCCCGCTGGAAGCCCGCCAGGCCGTCCAGGAGTGGACGAAAAAGAGGGAGGAAGCTGGAAATGTACTCCTAAAAGAAACTGAAGTTCCCTTATCCGCTGAAATGATCTCTTTTGAGAGTGGGGCGAAGGCAGGGGAAGAGGCGAAGACTGACACTGGCAATATCGAGTATAAAGACGGCGAAATCTTTGGCATGATCTCTTTCCCAAGACTTGGGCAAGAGGCTGCGATTCTCGAGGGTACGGAAGAACCGCAATTGGACAGGGGAGCGGGGCATTATGCCGGCAGCGCACAGCCGGGCATGTCCGGCAACAGCGTTCTGGCTGGTCACCGCGATACGGTATTCAGCGGTCTGGGGGAGCTGATGCCGGGAGACCTCATTAAGCTCGAAACTGCCGTCGGGTATTATACGTACGAAGTCACCGGCAGCGTTATCGTCGATGCAGATGAACGGGGAGCCATCCTATCCAGCGACAGCCCGGTGCTCACTTTAATTACGTGTTACCCGTTCTCTTATGTCGGGCCGGCACCGGAGCGTTATTTGCTGACAGCAGCTTTAATCGGGCAGGAGCCGCCACAATCACGTTAA
- a CDS encoding LLM class flavin-dependent oxidoreductase, with amino-acid sequence MLKQLRDIPISVLDLAPVVEGGTAADSLHNSLDLARHAEAWGYNRYWLAEHHNMTGIASSATSVVIGHIAAGTSKIRVGSGGIMLSNHAPLVIAEQFGTLESLFPGRIDLGLGRAPGSDQAASRALRRGLGSDGSEFPEQLSELRAYFDPEGTEARPQGVRAVPGEGLNVPIWLLGSSGFSAKLAGQLGLPFAFASHFAPEYLLPALDLYRSSFKPSATLDKPYVMVGLGITAADTVAQARWLATSQQQQFLNIIRGRTGKLQPPVDSMDGLWSAQEQAILLDKSHYSIAGDKSAMKERLQQMNEETQADEWIIASQIYDHNARLRSYEIVAEAINC; translated from the coding sequence ATTTTGAAGCAATTGCGTGATATCCCAATCTCCGTGCTGGATCTGGCCCCTGTTGTGGAGGGCGGTACCGCTGCGGATTCTTTGCATAATTCACTTGATTTAGCCCGCCATGCCGAAGCCTGGGGGTATAACCGTTATTGGCTGGCAGAGCATCATAATATGACAGGTATTGCCAGCTCGGCCACTTCTGTAGTTATAGGCCACATAGCGGCAGGTACGTCTAAGATCCGTGTAGGCTCAGGTGGCATTATGCTGTCCAACCATGCCCCGCTGGTCATTGCCGAACAGTTCGGAACACTGGAATCCCTGTTCCCGGGACGAATCGACCTGGGACTGGGCCGGGCCCCCGGCTCCGACCAGGCCGCCTCACGGGCGCTTCGCCGCGGTCTTGGCAGCGATGGCAGCGAGTTCCCCGAGCAGCTCAGCGAGCTGAGAGCCTATTTCGACCCTGAAGGCACAGAGGCCAGACCCCAGGGAGTCCGGGCCGTTCCCGGCGAAGGCTTGAATGTACCGATCTGGCTGCTTGGCTCCAGCGGCTTCAGCGCGAAGCTGGCCGGGCAGTTGGGACTGCCCTTCGCTTTTGCCAGCCATTTCGCCCCGGAATATCTGCTTCCGGCGCTGGATCTCTACCGCAGCAGCTTCAAGCCTTCAGCCACGCTGGACAAACCGTATGTAATGGTCGGCCTGGGCATTACAGCCGCCGATACTGTAGCACAGGCCCGCTGGCTGGCCACCTCCCAGCAGCAGCAATTCCTGAACATCATCCGCGGACGCACCGGCAAGCTTCAGCCGCCGGTGGACAGCATGGATGGGCTGTGGTCTGCGCAGGAGCAGGCAATCCTGCTTGATAAGTCGCATTATTCCATCGCAGGAGACAAATCCGCCATGAAGGAAAGACTGCAGCAGATGAATGAGGAGACACAGGCCGACGAATGGATTATCGCCTCGCAGATTTATGATCACAACGCACGGCTGCGGTCTTATGAGATCGTGGCAGAAGCTATTAACTGTTAA
- the hxlA gene encoding 3-hexulose-6-phosphate synthase, producing the protein MKLQLALDLVDIPGAIEIVTEVAEYIDIVEIGTPIVINEGLHAVKAIKEAFPALTVLADLKIMDAGGYEVMKAVEAGADIVTVLGVSDDSTIKGAVEEAKKTGKAVLVDLINVKDLKARAAEVDALGVDYVCVHSGYDHQAEGKNSFADLKAIKSVVKQAKTAIAGGIKLSTLPEVILAQPDLVIVGGGITGEADMKAAAAEMRRLVSQA; encoded by the coding sequence ATGAAATTACAGCTGGCATTGGATCTTGTAGATATTCCCGGAGCCATTGAAATTGTTACTGAGGTGGCAGAATATATAGATATCGTGGAAATTGGTACACCGATTGTGATTAATGAAGGGCTGCACGCGGTAAAAGCGATCAAGGAAGCATTTCCGGCCCTGACCGTACTGGCCGATCTGAAAATTATGGACGCGGGCGGGTATGAAGTGATGAAGGCAGTGGAAGCGGGCGCTGATATCGTGACTGTATTGGGTGTTTCCGATGATTCCACCATTAAAGGTGCCGTTGAAGAAGCGAAGAAGACAGGCAAGGCTGTTCTGGTTGACCTGATTAATGTAAAGGATCTGAAAGCGAGAGCGGCTGAAGTGGATGCGCTTGGTGTAGATTATGTTTGTGTGCACTCCGGATATGACCATCAGGCAGAGGGCAAGAACTCTTTTGCCGACCTGAAGGCGATCAAAAGTGTAGTGAAACAAGCCAAAACAGCGATTGCCGGCGGTATCAAGCTAAGCACATTGCCGGAAGTGATATTGGCCCAGCCTGATCTGGTGATCGTGGGCGGCGGAATTACGGGAGAAGCCGACATGAAAGCGGCGGCGGCAGAGATGAGACGCTTGGTTAGCCAGGCCTAA
- a CDS encoding ABC transporter substrate binding protein — MGIEEIPGRFYKSGLVVLLLVLCLGLYEPLPAAAAPGPVQNVLVLHSYHKGFAWTDDQQAGIEEQLKQAVNVPVIYTEYMDWKRYPGIASMEQFYKTIKFKYQAVPIDVIIATDDSAVNFALQYRKEILYDAPIIFSGLNQLGAEELQEETNLTGVIEDIDPSETIRMAREINPSLREVYVVFDNSESGLSTGRIVTEKLSALDLGLQINPMNRLSNEQILLSAATLPPDSIILLTTYHSDSTGRITEFDRFASNLSASSSVPVYHLYDFGLNQGAFGGSLISGRIQGRAAADMAERILLGESADQIPVISKDTSRRVFDYKELERFGVSLDQLPEGSEVINQPFSFYRTYRTLVLAIATAFVVLVAFILILLFYVQLVKKIRNNLERSNERYNVAMYGSDAVIWDVDMSAMIYYFSDSWYELLGYERDEVDESHGGWRTLIHPEDVQLEESSRTQYLNGLSSYYYCEYRMRSKSGEYKWFQARGKVLRGGNGGYVRFAGSMVDITDRKGYESQLQLSYQELESTYEELTALQDELLEQYNKVVENQTLLQTSEERYRLLAYNDVLSGLPNRLSLSEELRRFISEHAGGQAALFFLDIDNFKYINDTMGHSFGDQLLACVGERLLGLAAGQAKHFRFGGDEFVILLKETAGIDQVIDYAEALVQVFKEPFELNTSVIHISSSIGIACYPQNGSNAEELLKNADIAMYKAKEAGKGTYVMYGQAMQQHFDERMIIEKHLRNVISNNELSLHYQPLVDIASGEIWGFEALIRWYSPVLGFVSPLSFIKIAEDSRLIVPIGEWVLRSACRFIKTLQVQGLEGYHISVNISVVQLMLDNFTEMVMGVLQETGLSPEFLELEITESIFIESFEVIVNKLKALRQQGIGVALDDFGTGYSSLSYLQQLPITTLKIDKSFIDGIDSPHNMSLARSIMTIGHDMGLKVTAEGVETPEQLAFLQRTSCDKIQGYYISRPIPENEVAGWVADRKAG; from the coding sequence ATGGGTATCGAAGAAATTCCTGGCCGGTTCTATAAAAGCGGGCTGGTAGTGCTGCTGCTCGTATTATGCCTGGGGCTATATGAGCCGTTGCCGGCTGCCGCAGCGCCCGGTCCGGTCCAGAATGTGCTGGTGCTGCATTCGTACCACAAAGGATTCGCCTGGACGGATGATCAGCAGGCCGGAATTGAGGAGCAGCTGAAGCAGGCAGTGAATGTTCCGGTCATTTACACGGAATACATGGATTGGAAACGATACCCTGGCATCGCCAGCATGGAGCAGTTCTACAAGACGATCAAATTTAAATATCAGGCTGTTCCGATTGATGTGATTATTGCCACGGATGACAGCGCAGTAAACTTCGCACTACAATACCGCAAGGAGATTCTGTATGACGCTCCGATTATTTTCAGTGGCCTCAATCAGCTAGGCGCAGAAGAATTGCAAGAAGAGACCAACCTCACAGGTGTCATTGAAGACATTGATCCTTCGGAGACGATACGCATGGCCCGCGAGATTAATCCTTCCCTTCGCGAGGTGTATGTGGTGTTTGATAACTCCGAAAGCGGGCTGTCCACGGGTAGAATAGTGACGGAGAAGCTCTCCGCCCTGGACTTGGGGCTGCAGATCAACCCTATGAACCGGCTCTCCAATGAACAGATCCTGTTGTCTGCCGCTACCCTCCCCCCGGATAGCATTATTCTTCTGACTACATACCATAGTGACTCTACAGGCAGAATTACCGAATTCGACCGTTTCGCCAGCAATCTGAGTGCAAGCAGCAGCGTCCCGGTCTATCATCTGTATGATTTCGGCCTGAACCAGGGGGCGTTCGGGGGGAGCTTGATCAGCGGCCGGATTCAGGGCAGGGCAGCGGCCGATATGGCGGAGCGTATTCTGCTGGGGGAAAGTGCCGATCAGATTCCGGTAATCTCCAAGGATACGTCGCGTCGGGTGTTTGATTATAAGGAGCTGGAGCGTTTTGGCGTTTCGCTTGATCAGCTGCCGGAGGGCAGCGAGGTTATTAACCAGCCCTTTTCCTTCTATAGAACGTATAGAACCCTTGTGCTTGCCATAGCCACTGCTTTTGTTGTTCTGGTGGCCTTTATCCTGATTCTGCTGTTCTATGTGCAATTGGTCAAAAAGATCAGAAATAACCTGGAGCGCAGCAATGAACGCTATAATGTGGCTATGTACGGCTCCGACGCGGTGATCTGGGATGTCGATATGTCTGCGATGATCTATTATTTCTCGGACAGCTGGTACGAGCTGCTTGGTTATGAACGGGATGAAGTAGATGAGAGTCATGGGGGCTGGAGAACCTTGATTCATCCGGAGGATGTGCAGCTGGAGGAAAGCTCGCGCACCCAATATCTGAATGGCCTTTCCTCTTATTATTATTGTGAATATAGAATGCGAAGCAAGTCGGGTGAATACAAGTGGTTTCAGGCCAGGGGCAAGGTGCTGCGGGGAGGAAATGGCGGTTATGTCCGTTTCGCCGGCTCGATGGTCGACATTACTGACCGAAAGGGGTATGAGAGCCAGCTGCAATTAAGCTATCAGGAGCTGGAATCTACCTACGAGGAGCTGACGGCTCTGCAGGATGAGCTGCTGGAGCAATACAACAAGGTCGTCGAGAACCAGACACTGCTGCAGACCAGTGAGGAACGTTACCGGCTGCTGGCCTATAATGATGTACTGAGCGGGCTTCCGAACCGGCTGTCTCTTTCTGAGGAGCTGCGGAGGTTTATTTCCGAGCATGCGGGTGGCCAGGCCGCCTTGTTCTTTCTGGATATCGACAACTTCAAATACATCAATGATACGATGGGCCATAGCTTCGGTGACCAGCTGCTGGCCTGTGTGGGCGAGCGGTTGCTGGGGCTGGCGGCCGGCCAGGCCAAGCATTTCCGGTTCGGCGGAGATGAATTCGTGATCCTGCTTAAGGAAACCGCCGGTATTGACCAAGTGATCGATTATGCCGAAGCATTGGTGCAGGTGTTCAAGGAACCTTTTGAGCTGAATACCAGTGTGATACATATCTCGAGCAGTATTGGGATTGCCTGTTACCCGCAGAACGGCAGCAATGCTGAGGAACTGCTGAAGAACGCCGATATTGCGATGTACAAGGCCAAAGAAGCGGGCAAAGGGACTTATGTGATGTATGGGCAGGCGATGCAGCAGCATTTCGATGAACGGATGATTATTGAGAAGCATCTCAGAAATGTGATCTCTAACAACGAGCTGTCGCTTCATTATCAACCGCTGGTGGATATTGCCTCAGGCGAAATCTGGGGCTTCGAGGCCTTGATCCGCTGGTATAGCCCGGTACTCGGCTTCGTCTCCCCGCTCTCTTTCATCAAGATTGCCGAGGACAGCCGCCTGATCGTGCCGATTGGAGAATGGGTGCTGCGCTCCGCTTGCCGTTTCATTAAGACGCTGCAGGTGCAGGGACTGGAAGGGTATCATATCTCGGTGAACATCTCGGTAGTTCAGCTGATGCTGGATAATTTCACGGAGATGGTGATGGGGGTGCTGCAGGAGACTGGCTTGTCGCCGGAATTCCTGGAGCTTGAGATTACGGAGTCGATCTTCATCGAATCCTTCGAGGTGATTGTCAACAAGCTGAAAGCGCTGAGACAGCAGGGGATCGGCGTCGCATTGGACGACTTCGGCACCGGCTATTCCTCACTCAGCTATCTGCAGCAGCTGCCGATCACCACGCTGAAGATCGACAAGTCGTTTATCGACGGGATCGATTCGCCGCATAATATGTCGCTGGCCCGGTCGATTATGACCATCGGGCATGACATGGGCCTGAAGGTCACCGCTGAAGGGGTGGAGACGCCGGAGCAGCTTGCTTTTCTGCAGCGGACCAGCTGCGACAAGATTCAGGGGTACTACATCAGCAGGCCGATTCCGGAGAATGAGGTGGCCGGCTGGGTAGCCGACAGGAAGGCCGGATAA
- a CDS encoding winged helix-turn-helix transcriptional regulator, protein MATEIKDRINLKEINCEKELTLAVIGGKWKLIILWHLGHEGTLRFSELKKLIPHITQKMLTNQLRELEEDQLVLRKVYAEVPPKVEYSLTEYGHSLLPVLRMMYDWGKNYGEKVIWKDAPPDVEPCEEIN, encoded by the coding sequence ATGGCTACGGAAATTAAAGACCGCATTAACCTGAAGGAAATTAATTGTGAGAAGGAACTGACCCTTGCTGTAATAGGCGGGAAGTGGAAGCTGATCATCCTCTGGCATCTGGGTCATGAGGGAACCCTACGTTTCAGTGAACTGAAGAAGCTGATTCCCCATATCACGCAGAAGATGCTGACTAATCAGCTGCGCGAGCTGGAGGAGGATCAGCTGGTGCTGAGAAAAGTGTATGCCGAGGTACCGCCGAAAGTGGAATATTCCTTGACAGAATATGGTCATAGTCTGCTGCCTGTCCTGCGCATGATGTATGATTGGGGCAAAAATTACGGAGAGAAGGTCATCTGGAAGGATGCTCCTCCGGACGTTGAGCCCTGCGAAGAGATAAACTAA
- the hxlB gene encoding 6-phospho-3-hexuloisomerase — MDTVDYAQEILRELQHSLSQLKAQEAEQMAQLLLRSKKIFLAGAGRSGLMGRAFAMRLMHVGKEAYVVGETVTPGIEESDVLVLGSGSGETKGLVAMAKKAKSLGASVVVVTITTESTLGRLADFTVQLPGAPKDQAGGSYQTIQPMASLYEQTLLLFYDAVILRLMELTGQTTSQMFGKHANLE; from the coding sequence ATGGATACAGTGGATTATGCACAAGAGATCCTACGGGAGCTGCAGCACTCGCTGTCACAGCTGAAAGCCCAGGAAGCGGAGCAGATGGCTCAGCTGCTGCTGCGCTCGAAGAAGATATTTCTGGCTGGGGCCGGGAGATCGGGACTGATGGGCCGAGCTTTTGCCATGCGGCTGATGCATGTAGGCAAAGAAGCTTATGTCGTTGGCGAGACGGTGACTCCGGGTATCGAAGAAAGCGATGTGCTGGTGCTTGGCTCCGGCTCGGGTGAAACCAAAGGGCTGGTAGCGATGGCCAAAAAGGCCAAGTCGCTCGGCGCGTCCGTGGTAGTGGTGACCATTACCACGGAATCGACGCTCGGACGGTTGGCGGATTTCACGGTGCAACTGCCGGGTGCGCCCAAGGATCAGGCCGGTGGCAGCTACCAGACGATACAGCCGATGGCCTCTCTCTACGAGCAGACCCTACTGCTGTTCTACGATGCGGTAATCCTGCGCCTGATGGAACTGACCGGTCAGACTACGTCGCAAATGTTCGGCAAGCATGCCAACCTGGAGTAA
- a CDS encoding aldehyde dehydrogenase: MIPQTTESIGHMLEEHRQFFDSGSTKDIQFRLQQLQKLRDNIRRYEQRIITALHQDLRKSEFEAYATEVGFILDSIGYMMKHLKRWSKPVKVRTPLHLFPSRSYFISEPYGTALIIGPFNYPFQLLIEPLIGALAAGNCAVLKPSESTPAVSAVIEELIGETFEPRYVRVVQGEKETTNLLIHAKFDYIFFTGSVPVGKIVMQAAAANLVPVTLELGGKSPVIVDRTANLDVAAKRIVWGKLVNAGQTCIAPDYLLVHHEVAGDLLARIEHHIGQFYGQDAQHSPDYGRIVNENQFKRLADIVERDRKRIVMGGTTAADDLYIEPTLFYPATWEDASMEGEIFGPLLPIMEYRQLDEAIKLINDRPKPLALYLFSEDSQVQQEVLGRVSFGGGCINDTISHVASPHLPFGGVGHSGIGGYHGKHSFDVFSHRKSIVKRSSRLDFGIVYPPYGNKVKLARRILK, encoded by the coding sequence ATGATACCACAAACCACTGAGAGTATTGGTCATATGCTTGAAGAGCATCGGCAATTTTTTGATAGCGGAAGCACCAAGGACATTCAATTCCGGCTGCAACAGCTGCAGAAGCTGAGGGACAACATCCGCAGATATGAACAGCGTATTATCACTGCCTTGCACCAGGATCTGCGCAAAAGCGAGTTCGAAGCCTACGCTACCGAAGTAGGGTTTATCCTCGACAGCATCGGATATATGATGAAGCACCTTAAACGCTGGAGCAAGCCGGTTAAGGTCAGAACGCCGCTGCATCTATTTCCTTCGCGCAGCTATTTCATCAGTGAGCCTTACGGGACGGCGCTGATCATCGGCCCGTTCAATTATCCGTTCCAGCTACTGATTGAACCGCTGATCGGCGCGCTTGCCGCGGGAAACTGCGCCGTGCTGAAGCCTTCGGAGAGTACGCCTGCCGTCTCGGCCGTGATTGAAGAGCTGATCGGGGAGACCTTCGAGCCGCGGTATGTGAGAGTAGTTCAGGGCGAGAAGGAAACCACCAACTTACTGATTCATGCGAAGTTTGATTATATCTTCTTCACCGGCAGTGTACCGGTCGGCAAGATTGTCATGCAGGCCGCGGCGGCCAACCTGGTGCCAGTCACCCTGGAGCTGGGCGGCAAAAGCCCGGTCATTGTAGACCGGACCGCGAACCTGGACGTCGCCGCGAAACGGATCGTCTGGGGCAAGCTGGTCAATGCCGGACAGACCTGCATTGCGCCGGACTATCTGCTGGTGCATCATGAGGTTGCAGGCGATTTGCTTGCAAGGATCGAACATCATATTGGCCAGTTCTACGGCCAGGATGCCCAGCACAGCCCGGATTACGGAAGGATCGTCAATGAAAACCAGTTCAAGCGACTGGCCGACATTGTGGAGCGGGACCGCAAACGGATCGTTATGGGCGGCACCACAGCAGCAGACGATCTGTATATCGAACCTACCCTTTTCTATCCGGCAACCTGGGAGGATGCTTCGATGGAGGGCGAGATCTTCGGCCCGCTGCTGCCGATCATGGAATACCGCCAGCTGGATGAAGCCATTAAGTTGATCAATGACCGCCCGAAGCCACTCGCCCTTTATCTGTTCAGTGAAGATTCGCAGGTTCAGCAGGAGGTGCTGGGCAGAGTCTCCTTCGGCGGCGGCTGCATCAACGATACGATCTCGCATGTAGCCAGCCCCCATCTGCCGTTTGGCGGAGTCGGCCATTCGGGGATTGGCGGCTATCATGGCAAACACAGCTTCGACGTCTTCTCCCACCGCAAGAGCATCGTCAAACGTAGCTCGCGGCTCGATTTCGGAATCGTGTATCCGCCTTATGGCAACAAGGTGAAGCTCGCGCGCCGAATTCTGAAGTAG
- a CDS encoding ArsR/SmtB family transcription factor, with translation MGKEAIELFRTCIPVFQTLSDPHRQDILLLLSEHSRLTVNEITDYSQLSRPAISHHLKLLKDKGLVTVEQQGTLRYYSLALEDSVALLKQLLFIVERDCIKP, from the coding sequence ATGGGTAAAGAAGCTATTGAGCTGTTCCGCACATGCATCCCGGTCTTTCAGACCTTAAGCGATCCGCACCGCCAGGATATCCTCTTGCTGCTGTCGGAGCATTCGCGGCTTACGGTTAATGAAATTACGGATTATTCGCAATTATCACGGCCCGCTATCTCTCATCATCTGAAGCTGCTGAAAGACAAAGGGCTGGTTACGGTGGAGCAACAAGGCACGCTGCGTTATTACTCTTTGGCGCTGGAAGACTCGGTAGCCTTGCTGAAACAACTGCTGTTTATCGTTGAACGGGACTGTATCAAGCCTTGA